One genomic window of Elaeis guineensis isolate ETL-2024a chromosome 2, EG11, whole genome shotgun sequence includes the following:
- the LOC140855291 gene encoding uncharacterized protein codes for MGPGFFIHYNFKRETAQDIFSKTHKKLIKDARKWLISTSQSCSVVAALIATVGYTSATTVPGGYDGKSGFPVVESQPPFQVFAKSSFIALCFSVTSLILFLAILTSRFHESHFKKRLPLMLISGMLALFASIIANLVSFCAGHFYNIHNNHESGLPLYSFLIFPAAALPFASSFHLYADIIKVLSSREPERSKEIKVEIDSSEPLKPKVLIKGKNRTFWQPFISENLPVVCCSCGWIGHNEGICSYSPTDGALRSENVVEANPTGCDAKAVRQGGGFGGSASSLARTLGCDLPALAT; via the exons ATGGGACCCGGCTTCTTCATACATTACAACTTCAAACGCGAGACTGCCCAGGATATCTTCAGCAAAACTCACAAGAAACTGATCAAGGATGCTCGGAAGTGGCTTATCAGCACCTCACAGTCGTGTTCTGTGGTCGCCGCCCTCATCGCCACGGTTGGCTACACCTCTGCCACCACCGTCCCGGGAGGCTACGATGGGAAATCGGGTTTCCCGGTTGTCGAGAGCCAGCCGCCCTTCCAGGTTTTTGCCAAGTCGTCTTTCATCGCCCTTTGCTTCTCAGTGACGTCTCTCATCTTGTTCCTTGCCATCCTCACCTCGCGCTTCCACGAGTCACACTTCAAGAAAAGACTCCCATTAATGCTGATCAGCGGTATGCTCGCCCTCTTCGCGTCGATCATTGCCAACCTTGTCTCCTTCTGTGCTGGCCATTTCTACAACATCCACAACAACCACGAGTCTGGGTTGCCCTTATATTCGTTCCTGATCTTTCCTGCAGCCGCATTGCCCTTTGCGTCATCGTTCCATCTCTACGCTGATATCATAAAGGTCTTGTCTTCCCGAGAGCCGGAACGATCCAAAGAG ATCAAGGTGGAGATTGACTCATCAGAGCCATTGAAGCCCAAAGTTTTGATCAAGGGGAAGAATCGAACCTTCTGGCAGCCATTCATCTCTGAAAACCTCCCGGTGGTGTGCTGCTCATGCGGGTGGATCGGCCACAATGAGGGCATTTGTAGCTATTCGCCAACAGATGGTGCTCTTCGGTCAGAAAATGTGGTGGAGGCAAATCCTACAGGTTGTGATGCCAAGGCCGTCCGGCAAGGGGGAGGGTTCGGCGGCAGTGCCTCATCCCTGGCTAGGACCTTGGGTTGTGACCTCCCAGCTCTAGCCACCTAG